A genomic region of Persephonella marina EX-H1 contains the following coding sequences:
- a CDS encoding SpoVG family protein, giving the protein MKITDVKIYPFDTGRIGGRVRAVADITIEDTFIIKGIKLVESKHGGLFITFPKKMSSKGVYVDIIQSLDNDFTEQVRRAVVDKYKEIMGIE; this is encoded by the coding sequence ATGAAGATAACAGATGTGAAGATATACCCTTTTGATACAGGTAGAATAGGCGGCAGGGTTAGGGCTGTTGCTGATATAACAATAGAAGACACATTCATTATAAAAGGTATAAAACTTGTAGAGTCTAAACATGGTGGCCTGTTTATAACATTTCCGAAAAAGATGAGCTCAAAAGGTGTTTACGTGGACATAATCCAGTCACTGGACAACGATTTTACGGAGCAGGTAAGAAGAGCTGTTGTTGATAAGTATAAAGAAATCATGGGAATAGAATAA
- a CDS encoding DUF481 domain-containing protein: MKKYLKLILVICAFSSLVYAKETENRWKVHAELSYVKTSGNSETETFASKIEGNRDYNGTRVKLKGEFLYGKADKRENTNKLNLSGRLERVVFNKFFGFLQDDYYRDKFSGYDYRNVLSAGLGYDIFKTEKHKLKGMGSLGYAVEQYKAGGSEDYPTGGLNLDYVWDIKENLRFKQELKYETDLQKTDVYFLNSNTAFEVKINGNLSLGVGLKIAYQNKPPSPDIKKTDTTFLTSLIVDF; this comes from the coding sequence ATGAAAAAATATCTAAAACTTATTCTGGTAATCTGTGCTTTTTCATCTCTTGTTTATGCAAAAGAAACAGAGAACAGATGGAAAGTTCATGCTGAGCTTTCATATGTAAAAACATCAGGGAATTCCGAAACAGAAACATTTGCCTCAAAAATAGAGGGTAACAGGGATTATAACGGTACAAGGGTTAAGCTTAAAGGTGAGTTTCTTTATGGAAAAGCTGATAAAAGGGAAAACACAAACAAGCTGAACCTTTCAGGAAGACTGGAAAGGGTTGTTTTCAATAAATTTTTCGGCTTTTTACAGGATGATTACTACAGGGATAAATTCTCAGGTTATGACTACAGAAATGTTCTTTCAGCAGGCCTTGGTTACGACATATTCAAAACAGAAAAACACAAGCTTAAAGGGATGGGATCTTTAGGTTATGCTGTTGAACAGTATAAAGCCGGAGGCTCTGAAGATTATCCTACAGGTGGGCTTAATCTAGATTATGTATGGGATATAAAGGAAAATCTTAGATTTAAACAGGAATTAAAGTATGAGACGGATCTTCAAAAAACAGATGTCTACTTTTTAAACTCTAACACAGCATTTGAAGTAAAAATAAACGGCAATCTTTCACTTGGTGTTGGTCTTAAGATCGCCTACCAGAATAAACCACCCTCACCTGATATCAAAAAAACAGACACAACATTTCTCACATCTTTAATAGTTGATTTTTGA
- a CDS encoding ferredoxin, whose translation MGKLKIVVDRTICEGIGPCAEETKYIELDKRHKAVVLEPGKPKEEVMEKAQHVKRQEVILDLTPEEEEEIFRSAEACPVKAIFIYDPETGEQLYP comes from the coding sequence ATGGGAAAACTAAAAATAGTAGTTGATAGAACAATATGTGAAGGGATAGGTCCCTGTGCTGAAGAGACAAAGTATATTGAACTTGATAAAAGACATAAAGCTGTAGTTCTTGAACCAGGAAAACCAAAAGAAGAAGTTATGGAGAAAGCCCAGCATGTTAAAAGACAGGAAGTAATACTTGATCTTACACCTGAGGAAGAGGAAGAGATATTCAGATCAGCAGAGGCATGTCCAGTCAAAGCTATATTCATATACGATCCTGAGACAGGAGAACAGCTATACCCATAA